The sequence below is a genomic window from Sorangiineae bacterium MSr12523.
ACGGTGCCATCGGCCTTGAGCGACAGCGATGCGTTTCCGCATTGCAGGACGAGTTCCTCGGTCGCGATGACCGAGATCTTCTTGTCCTTCAAGTTGATCTGTTGGGATTCGTTCTGCACCGTAATCCCTTTGGGCCCGCTGGCGGCAATGGTGCCCGATTCCATCTTGACCGCGCCCTGTCCGGTATTTTCCGTGATCGAAATGGCCCGCACCGCGTCGAGCTTGTAGTCCTCGTCGCAGGCGATCTCCATGTCCTTGGTCACGAACCGCGTGAGGTATTGCACCACGGTGATCTGATGTCCGTTGCGGACGCCAATCTGCCGCGTGCCATTCATCACCGTCAACTCATCATGGCCCGTCGAGATCGTGTGCTCACGGCCCATGCCGATGGTGACCGTTTCCTTTTGGCCCACGGTCTCCGTTCGATTGAGCCCGATGTTGGTGTGCTCGTCGCCCCCAACGGTCTTCGTGCGCAGCGCGCCGACCGTGATCGTCTGCATGGCGCCGACGGTGCTCGTCTGCGTGGCGCCAATCGTCTCGGAATGGCTGGCCAAGACCGTCTCGCGAAGGTCGCGCTGGGCGTGAAGGTAGATTTCCTCGCCACCCGATGAATCCTCGAACGTCAGCTCGTTGTGGCCCTTGCCACCCGGAATGCTCCGCGTCCGAATCGTGCTCTTGGTAACCGTTTGGGCGGGGAGATACGTATGGCCGTTTTCGCCGTTGTACATGGCGCCGGCCACAAATGGACGGTCGATGTCCCCGTTGAAGAAGTTCACCACGACCTCGTCACCGACGCGCGGAGCGAACCAAATCCCGCGATCCCCTCCAGCCGCGGGCGTCATCACGCGCAACCAGCACGAGCTGTTCTCGTCCTGCTTGTCGTAACGATCCCAAAAGAAGTGAACCTTGACGCGACCAAACTCATCGACGAATGGCGTGCCAGGTTCGGGGCCAACGACCAAGGCGGATTCGGGGGCGGCCGTGGGCTTTGGCTTTCGGGTGGGCCGTAGCCGGATGTCACTGGGAGCCGCCACGAAGGTTGCCACGAATGCGGGCCCGCCGGCGCCCCCCGTCTCGGCGATGCCGGCGCGCTGGCCGCGAAGGCCCATCTCCGTGAGGAGAAGCGAGCGATTGAACAAGTCGTCGTCGTGCCCGCTGAGGGTGAAGGTCCGTCCAACTTGGAGACGCACGCACGAACTCTTCCCCGAGAAGACAAACGCGTCGCTGCGCGCGAGCTCGAGGCGCCGCTGCGTCATTCCCGCGCCGTCGGGATCGACCTTGTCGTAGTCGCCGGGGTAGAGGTAGGTCTCGCGGGCCGGCCGATTGCCGGAGTGGTGCGGCTCGCGCACCTCGGCACGCGCCGTGAGATCGAGGCGCGGGCGAGCGAAGTTGTAGTCCCGGAGCGCGACGGACCCGGGACGGAGCATCTGCTTGCGGTCGATGTGGCCCACGTGGTCGACCGTCACCGCTCCGCCGGTGGCGCTGAACGGCAGGTTGGCGTCACCGTCGATCGCCACGTAACCGCGAGGTGCGTCGACAAATACGATTTTCGTCTTTTCCTCGTCGTGGGCGAAGAAGTAGTGAATGCCCTCTTCCGCAAGAATACGAGCGAAGAATTCAAAGTCTGTCTCGTTTCTCTGAACGCAGTAGATCCGCTCGGCCGGACGTCGTTCGAGACGCCAATCGAGTTCGATGTTGTGCGTCTGGACAAGTTCCATGACGATTTGCTGCACGCTCTTGCCCTGGAAGATGCGCGAGTTCGTCATGAGGTCGAGCTCGAGAAGCTTCGGCATCAAGGTCAAGGTGACCTGGTGCTGGCGCCCCTTCGAGGTCGTGCCTTGGGATGCGACTTGGGCGATGAGGCCTCGGACGATCCTCACCGGTTCGTCGTGCCGAAGGATACGAAATTCCGCCGGTTGACCCTGCAAGTCCTCAAGGGTCTGGATCTCGTCGCCATCGACGATGACATCGATGTCCCACGAAAAAAGTTGGGACAACCCCTCGCGGCCGTCGAACCGAGCCACCACGAGCTGCTGCTCGTCGCGCTCTCCCGCCCGCAGGGTGTAGGAGAGTTCATCGACCGCGTTTTCGAACATCGACATGACCATGCGGAATTCCCTTATGGCGATTCTTGGGTCGAGTTAAGACGACGCTTTCTACTTCGAC
It includes:
- the vgrG gene encoding type VI secretion system tip protein VgrG, which translates into the protein MVMSMFENAVDELSYTLRAGERDEQQLVVARFDGREGLSQLFSWDIDVIVDGDEIQTLEDLQGQPAEFRILRHDEPVRIVRGLIAQVASQGTTSKGRQHQVTLTLMPKLLELDLMTNSRIFQGKSVQQIVMELVQTHNIELDWRLERRPAERIYCVQRNETDFEFFARILAEEGIHYFFAHDEEKTKIVFVDAPRGYVAIDGDANLPFSATGGAVTVDHVGHIDRKQMLRPGSVALRDYNFARPRLDLTARAEVREPHHSGNRPARETYLYPGDYDKVDPDGAGMTQRRLELARSDAFVFSGKSSCVRLQVGRTFTLSGHDDDLFNRSLLLTEMGLRGQRAGIAETGGAGGPAFVATFVAAPSDIRLRPTRKPKPTAAPESALVVGPEPGTPFVDEFGRVKVHFFWDRYDKQDENSSCWLRVMTPAAGGDRGIWFAPRVGDEVVVNFFNGDIDRPFVAGAMYNGENGHTYLPAQTVTKSTIRTRSIPGGKGHNELTFEDSSGGEEIYLHAQRDLRETVLASHSETIGATQTSTVGAMQTITVGALRTKTVGGDEHTNIGLNRTETVGQKETVTIGMGREHTISTGHDELTVMNGTRQIGVRNGHQITVVQYLTRFVTKDMEIACDEDYKLDAVRAISITENTGQGAVKMESGTIAASGPKGITVQNESQQINLKDKKISVIATEELVLQCGNASLSLKADGTVSINGTKMIGMTCQNSKLTLDTKASKIEGNTATISAKGVCNVSGAFVKIN